The DNA segment TCGAGACGGGCGACAGCGTTTTCGTACGACAGGTCCTCCACGTCCGGAACGGTGACCTTGACGGCGCCCGTGCACATGGTCACGGTGACCGTGTCATTCTTGGCGATGTCTTCGCCCGACTTGGGGTCCTGCTCGGTGACCTGGCCCTTCTTGACGTTGTCGCAGGCCTTGCGGCCCCCCTCGGAGACCTGGAAGCTGCCGTTCCTGCCGAACGCCTTGGCTTCCTTCAAGGTCTTGCCGACGAGGTTGGGCACGGGCATCGTGCCGCCCTTGTTGTGGCCGGTGAACATCGCCTTGCCGATGAAGATCGCGCCGACCAGGACGAGGACGGCCGCCAGCACCAGCAGGATCGTCGAGGTGTTGCTCTTCTTCTGGCCGCCGCCACGGCGCCGGTCGCCGCGGTCGTCGTAGTTGTAGCCCCCGTCGTCCGGGTTCATCGGCGGCAGCATGGACGTCTGGCCGGCCGGGTCCTGCGGCCGCAGCATGGTGGTCGGCTGGTCCTGGTCGTAGCCGGCCGCGCCCAGGGCGGAGGTCGCCGCGACCGGCTGGCCGTCCAGTGCCGCCTCGATGTCGGCCCGCATCTCGTCGGCCGACTGGTAGCGGTAGTCCGGGTCCTTGACCAGCGCCTTGAGGACGATGGCGTCCATCTCCGGCGTGATCTCGGGGTCGAAGTTGCTCGGCTTCTGCGGCTCCTCGCGGACATGCTGGTAGGCCACCGCGACCGGGGAGTCACCGACGAACGGCGGCCGCACGGTGAGCAGCTCGTAGAGCAGACAGCCGGTGGAGTACAGGTCGGAGCGGGCGTCGACCTGCTCGCCCTTGGCCTGCTCGGGCGAGAGGTACTGCGCGGTGCCGATGACCGCGGCGGTCTGCGTCATCGTCATCCCGGCGTCGCCCATCGCGCGGGCGATGCCGAAGTCCATGACCTTGACCTGGCCGGTGCGCGTCAGCATGACGTTGGCCGGCTTGATGTCGCGGTGGACGATGCCGGCCCGGTGGGAGTACTCCAGCGCCTGGAGGACGCCGGTGGTCATCTCCAGCGACCGCTCGGGCAGCAGCTTTCTTCCGGAGTGCAGAAGCTCACGCAGCGTGGAGCCGTCGACGTACTCCATGACGATGTACGGGATCGAGACACCGTCGACGTAGTCCTCGCCGGTGTCGTAGACCGCGACGATCGACGGATGGTTCAGCGAGGCGGCCGACTGGGCCTCACGGCGGAACCGGGCCTGGAAGGACGGGTCACGGGCGAGGTCCACCCGCAGCGTCTTCACAGCTACGGTGCGGCCCAGGCGGGTGTCATGCGCGAGGTACACCTCGGCCATGCCACCGCGGCCGAGCACCGAGCCCAGCTCGTACCGGCCGCCGAGGCGACGCGGCTCTTCCATAAGCTTCTCCAGC comes from the Streptomyces angustmyceticus genome and includes:
- the pknB gene encoding Stk1 family PASTA domain-containing Ser/Thr kinase; the protein is MEEPRRLGGRYELGSVLGRGGMAEVYLAHDTRLGRTVAVKTLRVDLARDPSFQARFRREAQSAASLNHPSIVAVYDTGEDYVDGVSIPYIVMEYVDGSTLRELLHSGRKLLPERSLEMTTGVLQALEYSHRAGIVHRDIKPANVMLTRTGQVKVMDFGIARAMGDAGMTMTQTAAVIGTAQYLSPEQAKGEQVDARSDLYSTGCLLYELLTVRPPFVGDSPVAVAYQHVREEPQKPSNFDPEITPEMDAIVLKALVKDPDYRYQSADEMRADIEAALDGQPVAATSALGAAGYDQDQPTTMLRPQDPAGQTSMLPPMNPDDGGYNYDDRGDRRRGGGQKKSNTSTILLVLAAVLVLVGAIFIGKAMFTGHNKGGTMPVPNLVGKTLKEAKAFGRNGSFQVSEGGRKACDNVKKGQVTEQDPKSGEDIAKNDTVTVTMCTGAVKVTVPDVEDLSYENAVARLERKGFKNVKKVSQESERTPGTVLKQNPAGQSEAAKSTVIVLTVAQEAPKQTVPSVTGQDFETAQNQLQSLGFKVDKTEQETPDPNQVGKVLKQSPEGNTPAKTGSTVTLTVGKAGAQTPVPGVVGQTLKDAKKALQQAGFTNLQLAGGSSQDDKARVISQDPQPNTPSDPKNTTVTLTTVGGGNDNGGGGGGFIGGAFGGHN